One part of the Vicia villosa cultivar HV-30 ecotype Madison, WI linkage group LG6, Vvil1.0, whole genome shotgun sequence genome encodes these proteins:
- the LOC131612785 gene encoding uncharacterized protein LOC131612785: MVDMSDLKDGALREIVMDESVFGIEFKSLITIDDLEEIFKHDQLGVTNMHSYIRLLYDRVLRGTPLSNRFRFVSSAHCSGMAIASEPESVRQRLVDRFMSTGNTESLHLWAYNTRPVGLVSHSLFI, from the exons atggttgatatgtccgatttgaaggatggtgctttacgtgaaatcgttatggatgaaagtgtcttcggtattgaattcaagtcacttattacaattgatgacttggaggagatttttaagcatgatcaactaggcgtcactaacatgcactcatacatccg gttgttgtatgacagagtgttgcgcgggactccgttgtctaacagattccgtttcgtgtcttccgcccactgcagcggaatggcaattgcttcggaaccggaatcagttagacagcgcttagtagatagattcatgtccaccggcaatacagaaagtctgcatctttgggcgtataatacccgaccagtagggttagtttctcattctttgttcatctaa
- the LOC131612784 gene encoding uncharacterized protein LOC131612784: MAPDRDAPPENSQENSQERDAQERDATDTNAPPDTEAKEVARGITIMKGIVRHRDQGLVYRLDWNSDKQAIGPNSAKLTSYIGTLVRMHIPVSTAKWNLKSEELDAKKKSDLGRASEDF, translated from the exons atggctccggatagagatgctccacctgaaaactcacaagaaaactcacaagaaagagatgctcaagaaagagatgccacggatacaaatgctccacctgatactgaagcaaaagaagttgcacgaggcatcactattatgaagggaatcgttcgacatagagaccaaggattagtataccgtttggattggaattctgataaacaagcaattggtcctaattctgcaaagttgaccagctatattggtacacttgttcgtatgcatattccggtctccacagctaaatggaatctgaaaagcgaagagttggatgcgaaaaaaaaaagcgatttgggacgagcttcag aggacttttga